The Oncorhynchus keta strain PuntledgeMale-10-30-2019 chromosome 17, Oket_V2, whole genome shotgun sequence genome has a window encoding:
- the LOC118395983 gene encoding prickle-like protein 1: protein MNLESACGYQVGARSPREVMEQKVQGQLNFGFQRSSTSDDDSGCALEEYAWAPPGLRPELVQLYFSCLPEDKVPYVNSPGEKFRIKQLLYQLPPHDNEGRYCQSLSEEEKKELHMFSVQRKKEALGRGSLKLLPRDLLHSVCEHCGESINGGEMTVFASRAGPGLAWHPACFTCSTCSELLVDLIYFYQDGKIHCGRHHAELLKPRCSACDEVIFSDECTEAEGRHWHMKHFSCFECETVLGGQRYIMKDGRPYCCGCFDSLYAEYCKACGEHIGVDHAQMTYDGLHWHATKGCFCCAQCKSSLLGCPFLPKQGRIYCSKACSLGEDVHASDSSDSAFQSARSRESRRSVRMGKSSRSADQCRQSLLFSPSVNYKFPGFTGNPDTDTLTNKLAHLGLTNEECFWRGREDTEGPEDRGEEEWAEHEDYMTQLLLKFGEHGVFQQGEVVDSRPTTNLWMTEAEVKMKQCEPQSSRAETGGGCGGGSGSQSLASKKYQTDMYWAQSQDGLGDSAYGSHPGPASSRKLQELEHGAVSIGGTSFQREEKQWYDNSLECITDKVKRTDQSVRDSMDSLALSNITGASVDGDSKERPLVYSLQSFQELEAERDCENTSNMGTLNSSMLHRSANSLKSLTSELEQENVPEEETVPLPSPPKPPHVPALRRTRSQSRPQQVKFSPDVVDNSRYGDLQVRQPPMSERTRRRAYHFEEQDQEIGDPGSGRYHNHPHRRRRSRKSRSDNALHLVPKERANRIYFREDHRGHGGHGFSSKRPQQLAFLPNQQGYGQTQHPHSHPHQATSDFRLQQGPAMERFMGLCGERDQDDWCSTCSSSSSESEEEGFFLGQPIPQTHRHYYDGLPSPSHVAGLPSLPYGAVPRTMSKKKKGHKGKNCIIS from the exons ATGAACCTAGAGAGTGCGTGTGGTTACCAGGTCGGGGCGCGGAGCCCGCGGGAAGTGATGGAGCAGAAAGTCCAAGGTCAGCTGAACTTTGGCTTCCAGAGGAGTTCCACGTCAGACGACGACTCAGGGTGTGCCCTGGAAGAGTACGCCTGGGCACCGCCTGGCCTCAGACCCGAACTG GTCCAGTTGTATTTCTCCTGTCTGCCTGAGGACAAGGTTCCTTACGTTAACAGTCCTGGAGAGAAGTTCAGAATCAAACAGCTCCTCTATCAGCTGCCTCCACATGACAACGAG GGCCGCTACTGTCAGTCTCTCagtgaggaggagaagaaggagctCCACATGTTCAGTGTCCAGAGGAAGAAGGAGGCGCTGGGGAGGGGCTCTCTCAAACTCCTGCCCCGGGACCTGCTACACAGCGTCTGTGAACAT TGTGGGGAGAGCATCAACGGAGGGGAGATGACGGTTTTTGCATCCAGAGCGGGTCCTGGGCTGGCCTGGCACCCAGCATGCTTTACGTGCTCCACGTGTAGTGAGCTGCTGGTTGACCTCATCTACTTCTACCAGGATGGGAAGATCCACTGTGGCCGACACCACGCAGAGCTGCTCAAGCCACGCTGCTCTGCCTGCGACGAG GTTATCTTTTCTGACGAGTGTACGGAGGCGGAGGGGCGTCACTGGCACATGAAGCACTTCTCCTGTTTTGAATGTGAGACGGTGCTGGGGGGGCAACGTTATATCATGAAGGATGGTCGGCCATATTGCTGCGGCTGCTTTGATTCTCTCTATGCCGAGTACTGCAAGGCCTGCGGGGAACACATTG GTGTGGACCACGCCCAGATGACGTACGACGGTCTCCACTGGCACGCCACCAAGGGTTGTTTCTGCTGTGCCCAGTGTAAGAGCTCTCTGCTGGGCTGTCCCTTCCTGCCCAAGCAGGGCCGGATCTACTGCTCCAAGGCCTGCAGTCTGGGAGAGGACGTCCACGCCTCAGACTCCTCCGACTCCGCCTTCCAGTCCGCGCGCTCCCGCGAGTCGCGCCGCAGCGTCCGCATGGGCAAGAGCAGCCGCTCAGCCGACCAGTGCCGCCAGTCGCTCCTCTTCTCGCCCTCTGTCAACTACAAGTTCCCCGGGTTTACCGGTAACCCAGACACCGATACGCTCACCAATAAGCTGGCCCACCTGGGTTTAACAAATGAGGAGTGCttctggagggggagggaggacacCGAGGGCCCCGAGGACCGGGGCGAGGAGGAGTGGGCCGAGCACGAGGACTACATGACCCAGCTGCTGCTCAAGTTCGGGGAGCACGGAGTCTTCCAGCAAGGTGAGGTGGTCGACTCCAGACCTACAACCAATCTGTGGATGACCGAGGCTGAGGTCAAGATGAAACAGTGTGAGCCTCAGAGCTCTAGGGCTGAGAccggaggaggatgtggaggagggtCAGGCAGCCAGAGCCTGGCCAGTAAGAAGTACCAGACAGATATGTACTGGGCCCAGTCCCAGGACGGGCTGGGGGATTCGGCCTACGGGAGCCACCCTGGCCCGGCCAGCAGTAGGAAACTCCAGGAGCTGGAGCACGGCGCTGTAAGCATCGGAGGTACCAGCTTCCAGAGGGAGGAGAAGCAGTGGTATGACAACTCTCTGGAGTGCATCACAGACAAGGTGAAACGGACAGATCAGAGTGTCAGGGACTCCATGGACTCACTGGCACTGTCCAACATCACGG GTGCCTCTGTAGATGGCGACAGTAAAGAGAGACCTCTGGTCTACTCCTTACAGAGCTTCCAGGAACtcgaggctgagagagactgtgagaaCACAAGCAACATGGGAACTCTCAACTCCTCCATGTTACACCGCAGTGCCAATTCCCTGAAGAGCCTTACGTCTGAGCTGGAGCAGGAGAACGTACCAGAGGAAGAGACggtccctcttccctctccccccaaGCCTCCTCATGTCCCGGCGTTGAGACGGACTCGATCCCAGTCTCGACCCCAACAGGTGAAGTTCTCCCCAGACGTCGTGGACAACAGTCGCTATGGTGATTTGCAGGTGCGCCAGCCTCCGATGAGCGAGCGGACGCGGCGGCGAGCATACCATTTCGAGGAGCAGGACCAGGAGATTGGTGACCCGGGCTCCGGCCGCTATCACAACCACCCCCACAGGAGACGCCGCAGCCGCAAGTCACGCTCCGACAACGCTCTCCACCTGGTGCCCAAGGAGAGGGCCAATCGCATATACTTCAGAGAGGACCATAGAGGTCATGGGGGACACGGCTTCAGCTCAAAGAGGCCCCAGCAGCTGGCCTTCCTGCCCAACCAGCAGGGGTATGGCCAGACCCAGCATCCCCACAGCCATCCCCACCAAGCCACCTCAGACTTCAGACTCCAGCAAGGCCCAGCCATGGAGAGGTTCATGGGGTTGTGTGGGGAAAGGGACCAAGATGACTGGTGCTCCAcctgctcctcttcttcctctgagTCTGAGGAGGAAGGCTTCTTCCTGGGCCAGCCCATcccccagacacacagacactactaTGATGGCCTGCCCAGCCCAAGCCACGTGGCAGGCCTGCCCTCCCTGCCTTACGGAGCAGTCCCACGGACTATGTCCAAAAAGAAGAAGGGGCACAAGGGGAAGAACTGTATCATCTCATAA